Proteins encoded together in one Coregonus clupeaformis isolate EN_2021a chromosome 30, ASM2061545v1, whole genome shotgun sequence window:
- the LOC121545530 gene encoding protein-serine O-palmitoleoyltransferase porcupine isoform X2 — MEFSRIEFFQELGESCVLPTAQQGVEQVWQLLLLCLLCRLLCRLGRSSSVKHLGSVAAGLYALYLFFEQSMVWVLMLSMLCYTVLFLNRHSSSRGIFLSATILIYLLMGELHMIDTVTWHKMRGSQMVVAMKAISLAFDLDRGTVLAVPNPLEFIGYIFFVGTVIFGPWISYSSYKEAIESRKLSWSWLQKFSVSWVKCQVCLVISNCIAPYLFPYFIPIHGSRGLHTWLHAYENAVSFHFSNYFVGHLSESTTVLAGAGFTEDKDNVKWDLKVVKPLNVELPRSMVLVVTSWNIPMSRWLNTYVFKSALKLGTFSSIIVTYTASALLHGLSFHLGAVLLSLGFITYVEHVLRKRLAAIFSACILSKQCPNNCHHQQKKELWVYGINLAFSAMAIFHLTYLGSLFDAEVDNLAAEEGYVANHTIQKWSELSWASHWLVFGCWLFYRLIQ; from the exons ATGGAGTTCAGTAGGATAGAGTTCTTCCAGGAGCTAGGGGAGAGCTGTGTTCTCCCTACGGCCCAGCAGGGAGTGGAACAGGTCTGGCAGCTGCTGCTCCTCTGCCTGCTCTGTCGACTCCTCTGTAGGCTGG GTCGCTCGTCGTCTGTGAAACACCTGGGCTCAGTGGCAGCGGGTCTATATGCCCTCTACCTGTTCTTTGAGCAGTCCATGGTGTGGGTGTTAATGCTCAGTATGCTCTGCTACACTGTCCTGTTCCTCAACCGCCACTCCAGCAGCCGAGGAATCTTCCTCTCTGCCACTATCCTCATCTATCTACTCATGGG AGAGCTGCATATGATTGACACAGTGACCTGGCATAAAATGAGAG GTTCTCAGATGGTGGTGGCCATGAAGGCCATTTCTCTGGCCTTTGACCTGGACAGAGGCACTGTGCTCGCTGTGCCCAACCCTCTGGAGTTCATAGGCTACATTTTCTTTGTGGGCACTGTCATCTTTGGGCCCTGGATTAGCTACTCAAGCTACAAAGAGGCCATTGAGAGCCGTAAACTG AGTTGGTCCTGGCTCCAGAAGTTTTCAGTCAGCTGGGTGAAATGCCAGGTGTGCTTGGTGATATCCAACTGCATCGCCCCATACCTCTTCCCTTACTTCATTCCAATCCACGGGAGCAGAGGACTGCACAC gTGGCTCCACGCGTATGAGAATGCTGTATCCTTCCACTTCAGTAACTACTTTGTGGGCCACCTTAGCGAAAGTACTACTGTGCTGGCAGGAGCAGGTTTCACTGAAGACAAGGACAATGTCAAATG GGATCTGAAAGTGGTTAAGCCTCTGAATGTGGAGTTGCCCAGGTCCATGGTGCTGGTGGTGACCTCCTGGAACATCCCCATGTCTCGCTGGCTCAACACAT ATGTTTTCAAAAGTGCTTTGAAACTTGGCACATTTTCATCCATCATTGTGACTTACACAGCCAGTGCCCTGCTACAT GGCCTCAGCTTCCATCTTGGGGCCGTGCTGCTGTCTCTGGGCTTCATCACCTACGTAGAACATG TTCTGAGGAAGAGGCTGGCAGCCATCTTTAGTGCCTGTATCCTGTCCAAACAGTGTCCCAACAATTGCCATCATCAGCAGAAGAAG GAGCTGTGGGTGTATGGCATCAACCTGGCCTTCAGTGCCATGGCCATCTTCCACCTGACATACCTGGGCTCCCTGTTTGACGCTGAAGTAGACAACTTGGCTGCAGAGGAG GGTTATGTGGCCAACCACACCATTCAGAAGTGGTCAGAGTTGAGCTGGGCCAGCCACTGGCTGGTGTTCGGCTGCTGGCTCTTCTACCGCCTCATTCAGTGA
- the LOC121545530 gene encoding protein-serine O-palmitoleoyltransferase porcupine isoform X1, giving the protein MEFSRIEFFQELGESCVLPTAQQGVEQVWQLLLLCLLCRLLCRLVGRSSSVKHLGSVAAGLYALYLFFEQSMVWVLMLSMLCYTVLFLNRHSSSRGIFLSATILIYLLMGELHMIDTVTWHKMRGSQMVVAMKAISLAFDLDRGTVLAVPNPLEFIGYIFFVGTVIFGPWISYSSYKEAIESRKLSWSWLQKFSVSWVKCQVCLVISNCIAPYLFPYFIPIHGSRGLHTWLHAYENAVSFHFSNYFVGHLSESTTVLAGAGFTEDKDNVKWDLKVVKPLNVELPRSMVLVVTSWNIPMSRWLNTYVFKSALKLGTFSSIIVTYTASALLHGLSFHLGAVLLSLGFITYVEHVLRKRLAAIFSACILSKQCPNNCHHQQKKELWVYGINLAFSAMAIFHLTYLGSLFDAEVDNLAAEEGYVANHTIQKWSELSWASHWLVFGCWLFYRLIQ; this is encoded by the exons ATGGAGTTCAGTAGGATAGAGTTCTTCCAGGAGCTAGGGGAGAGCTGTGTTCTCCCTACGGCCCAGCAGGGAGTGGAACAGGTCTGGCAGCTGCTGCTCCTCTGCCTGCTCTGTCGACTCCTCTGTAGGCTGG TAGGTCGCTCGTCGTCTGTGAAACACCTGGGCTCAGTGGCAGCGGGTCTATATGCCCTCTACCTGTTCTTTGAGCAGTCCATGGTGTGGGTGTTAATGCTCAGTATGCTCTGCTACACTGTCCTGTTCCTCAACCGCCACTCCAGCAGCCGAGGAATCTTCCTCTCTGCCACTATCCTCATCTATCTACTCATGGG AGAGCTGCATATGATTGACACAGTGACCTGGCATAAAATGAGAG GTTCTCAGATGGTGGTGGCCATGAAGGCCATTTCTCTGGCCTTTGACCTGGACAGAGGCACTGTGCTCGCTGTGCCCAACCCTCTGGAGTTCATAGGCTACATTTTCTTTGTGGGCACTGTCATCTTTGGGCCCTGGATTAGCTACTCAAGCTACAAAGAGGCCATTGAGAGCCGTAAACTG AGTTGGTCCTGGCTCCAGAAGTTTTCAGTCAGCTGGGTGAAATGCCAGGTGTGCTTGGTGATATCCAACTGCATCGCCCCATACCTCTTCCCTTACTTCATTCCAATCCACGGGAGCAGAGGACTGCACAC gTGGCTCCACGCGTATGAGAATGCTGTATCCTTCCACTTCAGTAACTACTTTGTGGGCCACCTTAGCGAAAGTACTACTGTGCTGGCAGGAGCAGGTTTCACTGAAGACAAGGACAATGTCAAATG GGATCTGAAAGTGGTTAAGCCTCTGAATGTGGAGTTGCCCAGGTCCATGGTGCTGGTGGTGACCTCCTGGAACATCCCCATGTCTCGCTGGCTCAACACAT ATGTTTTCAAAAGTGCTTTGAAACTTGGCACATTTTCATCCATCATTGTGACTTACACAGCCAGTGCCCTGCTACAT GGCCTCAGCTTCCATCTTGGGGCCGTGCTGCTGTCTCTGGGCTTCATCACCTACGTAGAACATG TTCTGAGGAAGAGGCTGGCAGCCATCTTTAGTGCCTGTATCCTGTCCAAACAGTGTCCCAACAATTGCCATCATCAGCAGAAGAAG GAGCTGTGGGTGTATGGCATCAACCTGGCCTTCAGTGCCATGGCCATCTTCCACCTGACATACCTGGGCTCCCTGTTTGACGCTGAAGTAGACAACTTGGCTGCAGAGGAG GGTTATGTGGCCAACCACACCATTCAGAAGTGGTCAGAGTTGAGCTGGGCCAGCCACTGGCTGGTGTTCGGCTGCTGGCTCTTCTACCGCCTCATTCAGTGA